TTCTTCAACGCTTCCTTTATCGAGTTTTCTTGTGTTCCATGAACAAAGAAAAATGAAAAATAAAAAACGATCTGAATCGACCTATGTTAAGTAGAAGGGAAATAACCGTTCGAGTTGGAGGAGGCTAAATAGAAAATTGTTCTTACGGCAAAGCCAGATAGAAATCAAGAGAGTGAGGCTGCCTCATCCGTAAGAAACCACAGATTGCACAAAACGCTTTCAGAGTCCATTTGACCTTAGGAGACCCTAGATTATAAACAACTTACTGGCTATGATTCTGGAAATATGTGAAACTATGCAGCGCCCATTACAGCAAAAGTTGTTGGCTTTTTGCACCATTTGTCTGCGACCACATGTCTTGCAGGTCTTGACATGAGTGCCAAAGGGAAAATGGTATCATCATCTAATCCAAAACTCTCAATGGGCATTTGTGCCTCATGGGAGCTAGAGTCCCCTAAGGGTATAAAACTAGGCAACCGATTATGACAACGCTGAGATTGTGACAATGTAAGCGATTTGGGTAATTGTTCAACACTCTGATTACTCATAAGAAATGGGTGAGCTAAGAGACGCCGAGCCGTAAATCTCTTGTAAGCATCTACATCTAGACACTTTGCCAAAAAATCCTTGGCGTCATCAGACAAGTGTGAAGGAATAACTGGATTAGAAGCCCAAACGCCTAGGTACTCAGTTGACTTACAAGTCCACAACGAACCAGTCAACATCTCTAGAACTAGACATCCTACTGCCCAAATATCAGATGGTTTCCCCTGAATGTTACAGAGAACAGTTTCAGGAGGCAAATACCATTTAGTGCCTTGGCGAGAATGCAAGTTCTGAGCACTCTTAGTTAATCCAAAGTCTCCTATCTTAGCCACGAAATCGACAGGAGAATCCATATCATGGACAAGAAGAATATTGTCGGGCTTTATGTCGCAATGCACATAACCTTTGTCATGAATGCACTGGAGACCACTAAGCACAGACTTGGTGAACTCCTTAATCTCACATTGGGACAATGCAGAATTGTCAATCCTATCTCTAATGGTGCCTCCAGCGGCAAATTCTAAAAACAAATTGAGAGAGGAAGAAGTCCACTGTTGACCGTAAGAATTGATCACAAAAGGGCATTGGTGAAATAGAGAAAGGAGCTCGGCCTCATCCAACAAAGCATCAACCTTGAATGGATGAGAGGCCTCTGCAACCTTAACGGCCATGATACCAGGGGCCCCATTCTCAAGCTTGAGTGGGTAACCCTTATACACACACCCGAAACCACCCTCCCCAATCCTATCTCCTAAAACCCATTCACCCAACTCACCCATCATCAATCCAAAAATCAAATTCAAATCGTAAAACAAAACCTAGAACAGAATTGAAACAAACACACAATCAATATCAATTACCCACGGGGATTTGAAATCGAGAGAGAGAAATGAAACTAGAACAGAATTGAAACAAATAACACAATCAAAATCAAAATTACCCACACGCGGTGGGTTTTGCAATCGCGAGAGAGAGAATTGAACAGTGACAGCGATAGTGCAAGACTGAAATCGAGCGCGTCAGAACCACAATCCGATCGATATTCAAACTTGGGAGAGAAAATGGAGGGAGAATTGAGAGAGAAAGAGAGAGCGTATGGTGTATGTATTCTGTCTTTCTTCCTTTCTTCCTGTTTATTTATACGCGTCTCGCGTATCTTTGACGCTAGTATTTTGACGCGCTTCCAGCCCCTGAATTTCCTATTATGCCCCTACTTATTAATATCTTCTAAGCAATAATTTTCTTAATACAGGGTAAAACGGGTATTATCTATGATTCTTGTAGTTTTAAATTTTTTCTTTTTCCTAAACTTCCAAAAAATGTAAAAAATAGCTCCGTCGTTCGAAAAATAATCTGAATATATCCCCGAATTCGTGTCGATGCGTACTAAAATATCAGGTCTTTAAATCGAGAACTCCTCCTTTTCTAAAATTTCTCTAAAATAACCTCAATCAAATTTGAAAATAAAGAGATCGAGTTCTAAAGAATCAGACTACATAATCAGAAGTTGAGATGGAGAGAATTGCTTATTGGATGAGACACAATTCAAATTTGCTTATTTGTCCTACTGAATGACATATATCTTCTTTTACATAATGACTATCAAGGACAATAATTATA
Above is a window of Fragaria vesca subsp. vesca linkage group LG7, FraVesHawaii_1.0, whole genome shotgun sequence DNA encoding:
- the LOC101300188 gene encoding mitogen-activated protein kinase kinase kinase 2-like encodes the protein MGELGEWVLGDRIGEGGFGCVYKGYPLKLENGAPGIMAVKVAEASHPFKVDALLDEAELLSLFHQCPFVINSYGQQWTSSSLNLFLEFAAGGTIRDRIDNSALSQCEIKEFTKSVLSGLQCIHDKGYVHCDIKPDNILLVHDMDSPVDFVAKIGDFGLTKSAQNLHSRQGTKWYLPPETVLCNIQGKPSDIWAVGCLVLEMLTGSLWTCKSTEYLGVWASNPVIPSHLSDDAKDFLAKCLDVDAYKRFTARRLLAHPFLMSNQSVEQLPKSLTLSQSQRCHNRLPSFIPLGDSSSHEAQMPIESFGLDDDTIFPLALMSRPARHVVADKWCKKPTTFAVMGAA